TGCATGAAGCATGAACGACCGGTTTAAACGGTAacctcagcggggggggggggtggtagccTACCTCTCCAGCCCACCCTACAGAACGAGGGGTGGAGCTCTGTCGGTCCAATGAAAGGTTTAAACGGTTTAATGAGCCGTTCATCTGCTGGAACCTCCTCACTTCAACACCGCCTCTCTGTTCATTAACCGACTTCCTGATCAGGGATTCAACCCCAGCCTGGGGCCCAAGGCCCCCCCACACCGGGCCCAACATAGGGTGGACTTTCCCCGAGCGTCTGATGCGGCCTCAAGCCGCTCCACGGCCACCGCCGCTCCCCTCAACacgagggggcgtggctctgaccagggggcgtggctctgaccAGGGGATGTGTCTGaccagggggcgtggctctgaccagggggcgtggctctgaccAGGGGATGTGTCTGACCAGGGGATGTGTCTGaccagggggcgtggctctgaccagggggcgtggctctgaccAGGGGATGTGTCTGaccagggggcgtggctctgaccagggggcgtggctctgaccAGGGGATGTGTCTGACCAGGGGATGTGTCTGaccagggggcgtggctctgaccagggggcgtggctctgaccAGGGGGTACATGAAGTCCCTCTCACACTCAGCCCTGCCGGTGGAGTGGAGCTGGGGGAATGAGTTCACGTTCTGCACGTGGAACAGAGGAGTCTTGTGGTTCCACAGCCTCACAGGACGCTCCACCCAGTGGTTTACTGAACACGTCGGCATTAAAGGATCAGAATGACGTCTCAACGTCGCCTTCAAAGGCTGTCGGATCACTATTCACATATTGGACGTATTGGATGTTATAGTAACATACTCAAACCATATGGAGGATGTTATGGTAACGTACTAGTATAACATGGAGGATGTTATAGTAACTTACTAGAACCACACTAGTATAGTAACATGGAGGATGTTATAGTAATATACTAGTATAACATGGAGGATGTTATTGTAACATACTAGTATAACATAGAGGATGTTATAGTAACATACTAGAACCACACTAGTATAGTAACATGGAGAATGTTATAGTAATATACTAGTATAACAAGGAGGATGTTATAGTAACATACTAGAATAACATAGAGGATGTTATAGTAACATACTAGAACCACACTAGTATAGTTACATGGAGGATGTTATAGTAATGTACTAGTATATTAACATGGATGGTGTATAGTTACATGCAGGGTGTTATAGGACCGATAATAGTATCGTAACATGGAGGATGCGATAGCAACATACTAACATGGAGGATGTTGGGTTATGCTGTATTATGTGTtaggtaaaacacacacacacacacataacaggtGTTGGATCATCTGTCTGTTAGCAGCATCTGGCATCTCCATGGTGACCTGCCAGGGCGGAAATTAGGGACGAGTGATTGGCTGACGCAGCAGGAAGTGATTGACTGACCCAGCAGGAGGCGGACCAATGAGAGCCTcctgagagggggggtggggaacaggaggagaggatgaaggtCATCACAGGATAAAGTTTGGATCAGTTTATCTTCTGGTACCTAGCTCACACCTCTATCTCTTCAGATCTCTATCTCAGATCTCTAACTCTTCAGAACTCTATCTCTTCAGACCTCTATCTCGGAACTCTATCTCATCAGACCTCTATCTCGGAACTCTGTCACCTCAGATCTTCTCTCCTTTATGTCTAGAAGTCAGAGGTCAAATCGGCTAGCGTATGCTAACGACCAGCAAACATGACCTGTTCACACTACAAAGTACTTATTAAGAAACTGAGAATTTATTTCTGATTTCCATTACAATGAAATACATAAAACTGACACAAACATTGTTAAATAACTTTGGTATATAGCAAAGGGGCGAGGAAATGGCAACGGTAAAAAAGGCAGTGAGTAACAACAGACTGTTGCTCCTAGGATAGTTCATGTTCACACACAATTCACAACTTTTACCCCAAATAAATATCAGCTATCCCCAACGTTGACTGGAACGCTCGCCGGGTGAGCTCACGACGGACCGAAGGGGAACTCTTACCACCAATAGTTCTACAAGAATTATCATTTAGCTAACAGAGTTTGGTAGAAAAAACATCATACATACacaatctaaaaaaaaaaaaaataatatttaaaaccaaatatttacatatttcaTTCGCTTAGGGGCGGTTCAGCACGACTCCAGAACCCCACTGTTCTGCCAATAGAAGAAAAGAAACGTTGTTCATGATCCTGTGAGCTGGAGCCAAGAAGATGGCTGCAGATCAGATGCAGACCCCCTGGAGCAGAACCTCCCGTCCCCCGTCAGAGCAGACGTTAGACATGTTCTCCGGAGTGGAGGCTAGAGGCCAcgacgggaggggggggttagagACAGGCCTTTCTGGTCCGGAGGGTCAGGAGACTCTGGGGGGTGTGGGGTTTCTGGGGGTTCAgtagggtctggggggtctggagggtctggaGGGTTTGGGGGTCCTCTGGGGTCTTGGGGTTCTGGATGGGTTCTGGGGGTCCTGGGTGATCTggagggtctgggggtcctgggggtctggggggtctcgATCAGTCGTGGTTCTGCTGGCACTGACAGGAACACTCCTCATGATGCTCCAACACCACGTCGGTCATGGAGCGctgcaggccacgcccccccgcccGGTGCTTCAGCTGCAGGACCTGCAGGGGTACATGGTCCGGGTTACTGCACATAGTACCAGTTGTACATGGTCCGGGTTACTGCACATAGTACCAGGTGTAGATGGTCCGGGTTGCTGCACATAGTACCAGTTGTACATGGTCCGGGTTACTGCACATAGTACCACGTGTACATGGTCCGGGTTACTGCACATAGTACCAGGTGTACATGGTCCGGGTTACTGCCCATAGTACCAGGTGTACATGGTCCGGGTTAACGCACCTGGTACCAGGTGTACCTGGTACCTGGCTGCATCAGCTTCGTCGCTGCTGTTCGTGTGCGCGTATCGTTCGTGCGTGCGCATCGAGGGCCACCGGAGAGATGCTTAGGAGCGGAGTACGCCCATGTTTGGCTTTTTCCTGGATTTTGTATCCTTATTCGTTTTGATTAATAATATAGATGAAATAATTATTGACTGAAACCGAGGCATTGGAAACGAATGAGTCATATTCGTTTTTGTATTTTAACGGTTGTTTCAACGGTAGGTAAACAACATCATCCACCTCCATCCACCTGCCTGGCCTgctagcatccagcctccatccacctgcctggcctgctagcatccagcctccagcctggCCTGCTAGCATCCAGCCTCAATCCACCTGCCTGGCCTGCTAGCTTCCAGCCTCCATGATCCTACAACCTACCAGCTCTGTGGTAATCCTACCTGCTGCATTACCGCTGTTTGCTGCCTGAGGCCTGCTGCTACACTGCTCCGTGGAAATTCAATGCTGCTTCATTTCTGTCCCATACTTTATGTACCCCTCTCACCAGGCTAGCTAGCTTGCTCACCTATAGTGTGACCAAACTTAACTGTGCTAACTGTTAGCGGCTACTTTCTCCGAACCTGGCATGGCCCGCCTCAACCTACTCaatgttctccttctccttgcgCTCTTTCTAACTGTCTCGCCCTCCTCAACTGGTGCGTGTATGGGGGAGTCGACACTTTTCGACCCCCCTCATTTGCCTAACTGTCAAACTGACTCAGTTAACATCTATAATAGAGACTTAGCTTCCCTGCTGTTTAAAATGTCTCTGAGGTTACCATCAATTGCAAACTTTACCATTCCTTCTTTTTCTTCATGCAATGTTATGAGACTATTCAGTAATATGATTAAGTTACCATCTAATCCCCATACATCTGTCAAACGTAAACACAATGTCTCATCTTCTCTTTGCCGTGCTCTGATTGTGTAACTACTCAGAATCTCTGGTAATGTTTTTGGTAATGTCTGGTAATGATTTTTGTGATGGAAACAACATGGGTTTTCTGCATGTAAGAAGTTTGGTGCCAAAAATGGACCAACTTAAAGTCTGGGTGGAATCCTCCAATCTGCAGTGACCTCAGTGACCACTGTTTAATCGCATGCATTCGCAAAAACATCTCCGCCAAACATCCCATTACCATCAGCATTAAGCGCTCACTAAAGCACTTTAACACCCAAGCTTTCCTCCATGACCTGGACAACATTAACTGGCACAGAGTCAGGCTGGTTCCCTCCTTGAATGATGCATGGACTCTGTTCAAAGACCAGCTTAGTAATGTGGTCAATAAGCATGCCCCCCTCAAGAAACAACGGTTAAAAAATCGTCACAGTCCCTGGTTTACACAAGAGCGAACAACTCTTCTCAAAAAAAAGAATGCTGCATGGAGAAAAGCCTGTCTATCGAAATCTCCCATAGACTACCTCAATTTTCGACAGCTCCGTAATAAGGCAACACAAGCCGTACGCCAGGCTAAATATGGTTACTTCAAGGCTCATTTAAACAGTGTAGCACAGTTCCAAATGTATTTGGAAAACGGTAAGAAAACAAGCCCTCAGCCATGCCTGTTTCACTCAAAGTGAATGATCTTGTCATCTCAGATAAGACTGCAATGGCAGACAGTTTCAACAGCCATTTCATAAAGTCTGGCTTTGTCTTTGAGAATACACTTTCCAAAGGCCCTATCACACCGCCACCCACAGCCCATagtcctccctgccccccccaacctccacccccccacacacagtttCGCCTTTTACAGAGGGAGAGGTTCTGAAGGAACTGCCTGCTCTGGACCCCAAAAAAACAGCTGGGTCTGATGACCTTCCCGCATTTTTTATTAAAACTGCAGCTCCCATCATTGCAGCACCCATAACCAAACTCTTCAACCTCTCACTCCATACGGCTGAATATACCCTCAGACTGGAAAGAAGCCATTGTCCTCCCCTTGTCAAAGGGTGGTGAGCAGTCCGACCCAAATAGCTACAGACCTATCTCCATCCTGCCCTGTGTGTCCAAGGTATTTGAGACGCTTGTGAACAATCTGCTCACATTCTATCTTAATACTTTTGGCATTCTTTCTGGAGTGCAGTCTGGTTTCCTTGCTGGGTATGGGTGCACAACAGCCACTTTAAAGATGTTAAACGACATTACCTCTGCTCTTGACACAAAACAACACTGTGCTGCTATATTCATTGACCTTTCCAAAGCCTTTGACACCGTTGACCATTCCATCCTCATCAGCAGACTGAGAAGTATTGGGGTCACAGGTCACTCACTGGCTTGgttctctcactatctctctcaccGGGTGCAACGCGTAAGGTTTGATAATTcattctctcaccctctccttgtCACCAAGGGATTCCCTCAAGGCTCTACACTTGGCACATCACTGTTCTCAATCTACATCAATAACATCCCCCTAGCTGCTGGCAATTCCCTCATTCACCTTTATGCCGATGACACAATCCTATACACCTCTGAtccatctccctcctctgtcCAATCTACGCTCCAGGATAGCTCTCTCCAGGTACAACATGCCTTCTCACAACTGAAACTGTCACTCAATACATCTAAGACAAAAGCCATGTGGTTTCATCCGGAGGGTgttccctctccgtctccattAAACATCTCCACCTGTGGGGGGGCAATCCTGGAGCAAGTCTGCATCTACAAATACTTGGGCATCTGGTTAGACACGACACTATGCTTTTCACTTCACATCTCCCGGTTAcagtctaatgccgcttttccatggtaccagctcgacacgactcgactcgactcagctcgcattttttgcatttccaccgcgaaaacatagtatctggtacctgaagtggctgctttttctagtaccgcctcgttctaggttccaagcgagctgagccgatgctaaaaggtgacgtcggcagacggccggccactgattggccagagagtgtgacgaagtcacgagagcgacatggcaaccatgctggtaacagccatagcagcgccgcagccaacatattccacttcttcaacttcttcaacatgccagctattaatacgaacacgaataccatcgcatcgatgtcctccattgttgttatgtgggttctgtcaatgtgtgggttgcgtaggtgttgtttgcgtcgcgtacaaaaatacgtcacggccctttcgcgcagccgaccccgcccacgtccaggaggtactatttgtggtggaaaaggacccgtgctgctaccgagtcgagtcgtgtcgtgtcgtgtcgtgtcgagtcgagctacatgtgcggtggaaaagcggcataaggtaCGGGCCAAACACGGTTTCCTTCACTGCCACCGCCACGCCTTCACATCCTCTTCTAAACTCATGACTATTCTCCCAACATTTGATTTCGGTGATACTATCTATAGAACTGCATGCAAGGGCACTCTCGCCAAACTGGACACACTCTTTGCTATCCGTTTTGCTACAAATGCCCCCCTCAACACCCACCACTGCAGTCTTTGCTCTCTGGTAAATTGGTCATCGCTTCACACTCATCGTCATATTCACTGGCTCACTCTCATCTATTAGACCCTCCTTCAACGGACACCCCCCTACCTGTCCCGCCTGCTGCATCGTCTATCTATCACATATAACACCCGGTCCTCTCTCCACATCCTGCTAACAACCCCTAAAACTAGATCCATACTCGGACTTGCATCAATCCAGTCAGCTGCTGCCGTTGACTGGAATGCACTACAAAAACACCTCAAACTTGAAAAAATTAATTTCCATAACGGCCTTCAAAGACACCATCTCACACCTTCTAACAGATTCCTGCAACTGCTTCCCCTCCATCTAACCTTCCTCTCGGTCTCCAGTCTCATATGTACGCCCATACCCGCTGatatgttgttgtgttttttttttaatgctattGCTTGATTGCTATTCTGCCTTGTTTATGTAATCCTGTTTTTCGCTTGTGCTTGTTGTATGTCTGAGTAGCTGTATGTTAACCCTGTAGGTCCCTGTTGCTGCATTGTTGTACGTCTGtacagctgtgtttgtgtgctgttgccCCTCTAACCCATCCTTTCTCACTGCCCCTATTCCCTTCCCCCCCAAGAAGCTTGTGCTTTTTGTCAGGCCATCACTGTAAATAACAACTTGTTCTTAATGATCTGCCTGGTTAAATAtaggtaaaataaaaaataaataaaaaaaggtgtACATGGTCCAGGTTACTGCACATAGTACCAAGTCTACATGGTCCGGGTTACTGCACATAGTACCAAGTCTACATGGTCCAGGTTACTGCACATAGTACCAAGTCTACATGGTCCGGGTTACTGCACATAGTACCAGGTGTACATGGTCCAGGTTTCTGCACATAGTACCAGGTGTACATGGTCCGGGTTACTGCACATAGTACCAGGTGTACATGGTCCAGGTTTCTGCACATAGTACCAGGTGTACATGGTCCGGGTTACTGCACATAGTACCAGGTGAACATATTTTGCCAGGTGTACATGGTTCATGCCCTAGTACCGTAGTACCTGATACACATGTTACTACACGTTATATATAGTAACTGGTACATGGTTAGTATAGAGGTAGTTTCTGGTGTACATGGTACTTTACTCATGCAGCAGTACCTCGTAGTACTTCCTGGAGGTCCTGCTGGGAATGCAGGCACACTGTTCCCCGGACTGGGAGCAtgactgggagcactgggagcagCTGCAGTTCCCGCCGCAGCGCCGCACCAGCAAGCAGCCGGGCCAGAAGATGGCGTCCgtcctcctcagctcctcacGTAGCGACACCGACACGTTCCGCGGGGAGCAGCTGTACAGACGGACCTCCTCCCTCAGCTGGTTCAGGTCGGCTCCCACTGGGGACACAAAGGGACCCCCACCCCTCATCAGGTACAGCGTGACCAGCACCCCTCATCAGGTACAGCACACTACTGACCCCTAACTGCTGCTAAAgacctgtctctacagggaggttctcctttaagacctgtctctacagggaggttctccttaaggacctgtttctacagggaggttctccttaaggacctgtttctacagggaggttctccttaaggacctgtctctacagggaggttctccttaaggacctgtctctacagggaggttctccttaaggacctgtctctacagggaggttctccttaaggacctgtctctgcagggaggttctccttaaggacctgtctctacagggaggttctccctagacctgtctctacagggaggttctccttaaggacctgtctctacagggaGGTTCTCCTTTAAGACCTGTCTCAACAGGGAGgttctccttaaggacctgtttCTACAGGGATgttctccttaaggacctgtctctacagggaggttctccttaaggacctgtctctacagggaggttctccttaaggacctgtctctacagggaggttcaccttaaggacctgtctctataGGGAGGTTCTCCTTTAAgacctgtctctacagggaggttctcattaaggacctgtctctacagggaggttctccttaaggacctgtctctacagggaggttctcctttgacctgtctctacagggaggttctccttaaggacctgtctctacagggaggttcaccttaaggacctgtctctacagggaggttctccttaaggacctgtctctacagggaggttctccttaaggacctgtctctacagggaggttcaccttaaggacctgtctacagggaggttctcctttaagacctgtctctacagggaGGTTCTCATTAAGGACCTGCCTCTACAGGGAGgttctccttaaggacctgtctctacagggaggttcaccttaaggacctgtctctacagggaggttctccttaaggacctgtctctacagggaggttctccttaaggacctgtctctacagggaggttcaccttaaggacctgtctctacagggaggttctcctttaagacctgtctctacagggaGGTTCTCATTAAGGACCTGCCTCTACAGGGAGgttctccttaaggacctgtctctacagggaGGTTCTCCTTTGACCTGTCTCCACAGGGAGGTTCttcttaaggacctgtctctacagggaggttcaccttaaggacctgtctctacagggaggttctccgtaaggacctgtctctacagggaggttctccttaaggacctgtctctgcagggaggttctccttaaggacctgtctctgcagggaggttctcctttgacctgtctctacagggaggttctccttgaggacctgtctctacagggaggttctcctttaagacctgtctctacagggaGGTTCTCCGTAAGGACCTGTTTCTACAGGGAGgttctccttaaggacctgtctctacagggaggttctccttaaggacctgtctctacagggaggttcaccttaaggacctgtctctacagggaggttctccttaaggacctgtctctacagggaggttctcatttgacctgtctctacagggaggttctccttaaggacctgtctctacagggaggttcaccttaaggacctgtctctacagggaggttctccttaaggacctgtctctacagggaggttctccttaaggacctgtctctacagggaggttcaccttaaggacctgtctctacagggaggttctcctttaagacctgtctctacagggaggttctcattaaggacctgtctctacagggaGGTTCTCCTTAAGGACCGGTCTCTACAGGGAGGTTATCCGGTCTCTACAGGAGGTTCTCCCCCTCCTGAAGGACCTGGGTTCTAGGTTCTCCTACCTCTGGTCTTCTTGTTGTGGATGTAGGACTTCCCGAGGCCGAGCCAGGAGGGCCGGTACAGCTCCTCCATGTCCGCCCGCCAGCCCTCAGGGTCCAGGTACttcagcacctcctccaccgtccCCAGGGTGGAGaccgcctcctccagctcctccacactGGGGGGAGGATCTGGAGTCACAGCAGGAGCCTGCGGCTCAGGGTCACTCTGCAGAGGGCACACCAAACCCCAGGCGGGAGGAGGTTACAGGGCACTTGAAGACCGGGGTTAGGTGGAGCTACAGGTCAGGTGGAGCTACAAGTGGAGCTACAAATGGTCCTACAAGTGGAGCTACAGCTGGAGCTACAGGTTAGGTGGAGCTAGAGGTTTGGTGGATCTACAGGTGGAGCTACAGGTTGGGTGGAGTTACAGGTTTGGTGGAGCTACAAGTGGAGCTACAGGTCAGATGGAGCTACAGGTGGAGCTACAGGTTGGGTGGAGCTACAAGTGGAGCTACAGGTTAGGTGAAGCTACAGGTCAGGTGGAGCTACAGGTGGAGCTACAGGTTGGGTGGCGCTACAGGTTAGGTGGAGCTACAGGTTGGGTGAGGCTCTAGGTTGGGTGGAGCTACAGGTGAGGTGGAGCTCCAGGTTGGGTGGATCTACAGGTTGGTTGGAGCTACAGGTTAGGTGGAGCGACAGGTGGAGCTACAGGTCAGGTGGTGGAACATTTGAGGTGGAGCTACAGGTTTGGTGGAACTATAGAATAGGTAGAGCTATAGGCTAGCTGGAGGTAAAGCTGAAGCTAGAAGTGGAGTTACAGGTTGGGTGGAGGTACAGGTTAGGTGGAGCCACAGGTTAGGTGGAGCTACGGGTAAGGTGGAGGTACAGGCTGGGTGGAGCTACAGGTTGGGTGGTTGGATTAGGTTGAGGTCAGGGTTGTGGTGTAGAAAGGTAGGGTTATCACGACCGTGACCCTAACCAGGTCCTAACAACCTCCTCACTTCTGATACCTAACTCCACCACTGAACCCCTCTCTGAGGCATGCTGGGAAACGGCCAGCAGAGGTTCTGAAGGTCTGACCAGATTACAGAGAAGGCTTCTAAACAGTCAATATATCAACCAAGCAGATCAAACAACATGTGCtttgaatgtttatttaaaaCCCCAGGCTTTTACAGAGGCTGTGTCTGTAATTTGGAGCACTTGAAAAACAAAGTGAATTAGTGTAAAAGACATGAATACCATAACCctacctcactcccccccccagctgtagGGGAGTTCTGTTTCTCTGACGTCAACCCTTTGACACCAGATCTGACCACTATGTGGTGTTTAAAACACTTCACGTTCATCATCCAGACCCAGACTCAGCCACACAGGACAAACACCAGCTCAGACCAGTCACAGCTCAGGTCCTGACCAAGAAAACCTTGGGGAAAGGAGCATGGAACCAGCCACCCTCCTGAGATACCGCTGTGGAATGCTACAACAGAATGTACCTGTGTTGTGTAGCGCCGCTACAAGGGCCTGTAGCTGTGTTGTGTAGCAGTACTTGTGTTGTGTAGCAGTACTTGTGTTAAGTAGCAGTGCTACAAGCAGCTGTCCTTGTGTTGTGTCTCCTGTGTTTGGTGAGCTGGTGGAGCCCAGCATGCAGAGTGGGAGTGGATTTGTTCCCAGTCTGAAAGGCCACATCTCCATCACACCTCAGCTCTCAGAGGAAACATCTCCACCACCCCTGAGAGCCGTTGAGGATCTCCGACACCTCTAGAGGACCGGTCACCACCACCTCAGCTGTCAGACTGTAtcagggaggtggaggttgtcCCTGTGACTGACAGCTGGGAAGTGTGTCTCAGACACTAAAACTCTCTCTGCTCCGCGATGCCCGGCGGTATGAAGCAGAACCAGAGAGGTCCTTTAAGGGCTGAGATGCTCTATTATTATGCAACTAACATCTAGCTTCATGTAGAACGTTAAATCTGAGTGTGAGCTGTGCTGCTGGCGTCCCACCATGTCAGAGAGTAAGGATGGACATGTTGCGGCAATGTGTGCTGCTGACTGAGGAGAGACATACGCTTCAAACCCAATCCATCCAGCTCCTCTCTCGGAGAGGACCCCTGACTGGATCACCCTCAAGGTGGGAGCGGCAGGGGCCAGGTGTGGAGGTGCTGCTAGATGTTTGCAGCAGCTGGGCTCCATCAACCTCGGCCGCTGGGCGTGTGTCCAGCCTGGTGGCCTCTCTGTTGTCCCACAGAATAACAACCGATGTATTTATGGAGCTCACTCCGGCTTTGTTGAGGAGACCACTGAAATAGTGCCCTCAAGACCATATCTCCTCCCCGGCCGCCACCACTTCCCCTCTGGGCCTTTGAAGAGGCTGTGGTCTGTGAGGCCGCTCTCCTCAGGGTACGGAACGCTGTCATTAAGAGGCCGGGCCGAGTCTACCACAGACCTGGATGCTCCCCATCTGCCTGTCTCTCGCTACAATCGTTCTCTCTCgctacagtctctctctcctcggtctctctctcgctctctctcctgtttctcgctgcagtctctctctccccggtctctctctctctctctctctctctctctctctctctctctctctctctctctctctccctctctccctctctctctctctctctctctctctcctgtttctcgctgcagtctctctctccttccagtCTGtctccccagtctctctctctctctctctccagtctctctctccagt
The window above is part of the Gadus macrocephalus chromosome 10, ASM3116895v1 genome. Proteins encoded here:
- the pdgfc gene encoding LOW QUALITY PROTEIN: platelet-derived growth factor C (The sequence of the model RefSeq protein was modified relative to this genomic sequence to represent the inferred CDS: deleted 1 base in 1 codon), encoding MVTGTWFPPEYDFVEIEDLSEGRVLGRWCGSQSGPAVLLSQGSQVRVRFVSDQYFPSEPGFCLHYSLLPPSDPEPQAPAVTPDPPPSVEELEEAVSTLGTVEEVLKYLDPEGWRADMEELYRPSWLGLGKSYIHNKKTRVGADLNQLREEVRLYSCSPRNVSVSLREELRRTDAIFWPGCLLVRRCGGNCSCSQCSQSCSQSGEQCACIPSRTSRKYYEVLQLKHRAGGRGLQRSMTDVVLEHHEECSCQCQQNHD